From a single Rutidosis leptorrhynchoides isolate AG116_Rl617_1_P2 chromosome 5, CSIRO_AGI_Rlap_v1, whole genome shotgun sequence genomic region:
- the LOC139848188 gene encoding probable BOI-related E3 ubiquitin-protein ligase 3, with translation MDMPDHHQFQNYLQQQQSKPFRDIFSNMEGQISPPINCINSDQARQHPPYIPQFHVLGFAPGTDVSNEGFDLLRNYDVASRTKRPKEQEFLENNNNNNTNIANSQISSIDFLQPRSVSTGLGLSLPNGRLASSGESCFVSGIMGDEIERELRRQDAEIDSFLKIQADRLGQTVLEKLQTNQLQIISHVEDKFIQKLREKEAEIEHINRKNMELELQVEQLAMEAETWQQRAQYNENMINTLKYNLQQAYTQGQNGKEGCGDSEIDDTASCCNGRTVDFHLLCKGKNGIKEMSICKVCRVNQVCMLLLPCKHLCLCKECESKVSMCPLCQSSKYIGMEVYM, from the exons ATGGATATGCCTGACCATCACCAGTTCCAGAATTACCTCCAACAGCAACAATCAAAACCCTTCAG AGATATATTCAGCAACATGGAAGGTCAAATTTCACCTCCGATCAATTGTATAAACAGTGATCAAGCTCGTCAGCATCCTCCGTACATTCCCCAAT TTCATGTGTTAGGGTTTGCACCTGGTACTGATGTAAGCAATGAGGGTTTTGATTTACTGCGGAATTATGATGTGGCGTCAAGAACGAAGAGGCCTAAAGAGCAAGAGTTTctggagaataataataataataatactaatattgcgaATTCGCAGATATCGTCTATTGATTTCTTGCAGCCGAGATCAGTTTCGACGGGTTTAGGGTTGTCTCTTCCTAATGGTAGGCTGGCTTCATCCGGCGAGTCTTGTTTTGTTTCTGGGATAATGGGAGATGAAATTGAACGCGAGTTGAGGAGACAGGATGCCGAGATTGACAGCTTTTTGAAAATTCAG GCTGATAGGCTCGGACAAACAGTTCTTGAAAAGCTACAAACAAACCAGCTTCAGATAATCTCACATGTTGAAGATAAGTTCATTCAGAAACTGCGTGAAAAAGAAGCCGAAATCGAGCACATCAATAGGAAAAATATGGAACTTGAATTACAAGTGGAACAATTAGCCATGGAGGCTGAAACTTGGCAGCAGCGGGCCCAATACAATGAGAACATGATCAACACCCTGAAATATAATCTTCAACAAGCGTACACACAGGGGCAAAATGGTAAAGAAGGATGTGGTGATAGTGAAATTGATGATACCGCGTCCTGTTGTAATGGTCGTACTGTTGATTTCCATCTGCTCTGCAAGGGTAAAAATGGAATTAAGGAAATGTCAATTTGTAAGGTATGCAGAGTTAATCAAGTTTGCATGCTTTTGTTACCGTGTAAGCATCTTTGTTTATGTAAAGAATGCGAAAGTAAGGTGAGTATGTGTCCGTTGTGTCAGTCTTCGAAGTATATAGGTATGGAGGTTTACATGTAA